One segment of Phaeacidiphilus oryzae TH49 DNA contains the following:
- a CDS encoding ATP-binding cassette domain-containing protein, producing MADTQDEGDETVTIPKRAGGSLAISAVGLSKAFGEKTVLDGIDIQVPEGSVYALLGPNGAGKTTVVRILSTLITADAGAVQVAGCDLAGDPDGVRAAIGVTGQFSAVDGLLTGRENLRLMTALRHLGRSAGRRRVDELLDRFDLVEAADRPVSTYSGGMQRRLDLAMTLVGNPRLIFLDEPTTGLDPRSRRTMWAIIRELVEDGVTVFLTTQYLEEADELADTVAVLDHGRLVAVGTPAELKRQIPGGHIRLQFTGAQALRSAVRSVPSIAADEQALALDVPFDGNGGGTFSSLRGLLDRLAGAGIGDAELDGLSVHTPDLDDVFLALTGRPGGREGSAEQDAAARRERNHEDRQSGQDLAERGTRR from the coding sequence ATGGCGGACACCCAGGACGAGGGGGACGAGACGGTGACCATACCCAAGCGCGCCGGCGGCAGCCTGGCGATCAGTGCCGTGGGCCTGAGCAAGGCCTTCGGAGAGAAGACCGTGCTGGACGGGATCGACATACAGGTTCCGGAGGGCAGCGTCTACGCGCTGCTCGGCCCGAACGGCGCCGGCAAGACCACCGTGGTGCGGATCCTCTCCACGCTGATCACCGCCGACGCCGGCGCGGTCCAGGTGGCCGGGTGCGACCTGGCCGGCGATCCGGACGGGGTGCGCGCCGCGATCGGCGTCACCGGCCAGTTCTCCGCGGTGGACGGACTGCTCACCGGCCGGGAGAACCTCCGGCTGATGACCGCCCTCCGTCATCTCGGCAGGAGCGCCGGGCGCCGCCGGGTGGACGAACTGCTGGACCGATTCGACCTGGTGGAGGCGGCCGACCGGCCGGTCTCCACCTACTCCGGCGGTATGCAGCGCCGGCTGGACCTGGCGATGACCCTGGTCGGGAACCCCCGGCTGATCTTCCTGGACGAGCCGACCACCGGACTCGACCCGCGCAGCCGGCGCACCATGTGGGCGATCATCCGCGAGCTGGTGGAGGACGGCGTGACCGTCTTCCTCACCACCCAATACCTGGAGGAGGCCGACGAACTGGCCGACACCGTGGCCGTGCTGGACCACGGCAGGCTGGTCGCCGTGGGCACGCCGGCAGAGCTGAAGCGGCAGATCCCCGGCGGCCATATCCGCCTCCAGTTCACCGGCGCGCAGGCGCTCCGCTCGGCCGTGCGGTCGGTGCCCTCCATCGCAGCGGACGAGCAGGCACTGGCCCTGGACGTGCCCTTCGACGGCAATGGCGGCGGCACCTTCTCCTCGCTGCGCGGCCTCCTCGACCGGCTGGCCGGGGCGGGCATCGGGGACGCGGAGCTTGACGGCCTCAGCGTCCACACCCCGGACCTGGACGACGTCTTCCTCGCGCTGACCGGCCGTCCGGGAGGCCGGGAGGGCAGTGCCGAGCAGGACGCGGCCGCCAGGCGGGAGCGGAACCACGAAGACCGGCAGAGCGGGCAGGATCTCGCAGAGAGGGGAACGCGGCGATGA